One genomic region from Thunnus maccoyii chromosome 16, fThuMac1.1, whole genome shotgun sequence encodes:
- the LOC121880503 gene encoding G-protein coupled receptor family C group 6 member A-like — protein sequence MFWFRLFVTIMSLFCPCSGDDGFLHAYSPGDIVIGGLFPIHLNTNRTTTPGPVSCSDYDFQMFLRTQVMIYAIREINQHTPRVLPNITIGYDIYDTCGDVTLAIRATLQLLQGQSDPQSCLLPENIQSALPEPKTKVVIGERFSEVSTAVARVVSLASVTQISYASTSELLSKKLKFPTFLRTISSDEYQTKAIAELVKQFNWKTVAIVGSDDEYGKYGSDQLTDNLNEMKDICIEFIDILPGYFAQNTSQAHKKLDELVNKIKKSSAEAIIMFTEGGNVNVIMEKAIQLNLNRTWIASDAWSTSSKISAMPGIEMAGQVYGFTSKRNEVPGFKDYVMSMFNGTTNDILEHYLTHYSCANQSENRENNCLLTNSQQGSKQCLDPNCLPHYIDHDESYNIYLAVQVIVEGLRRLLKCDNQQCQQSAKFTALELLTEIRKVNFTVNTMRIFFDPNGDPSFGYDIVYWNMTGSTQRTHIKTIGEYWPDRKIQVPDDLVEKMSNVTVSAYNCSKTCKPGQELKKQNDQCCYQCVQCADGDFSLGGREECKSCRENQYSSPQKNECLNKTVEFLDWPDPVIIFLNSIDILGIIITIVFAILFTVYRSTPIVKAVGGYLCFLELFSLLACFCLTFNFIGKPTKASCKLGLPFFGIAFSLCISCILANLLQILVGFNFDLKIGSWLKKLNQPLAVVVIVSGIQLALCVLWLYNPPVPGEQILSKSILLQCQKGSTGLFVAMLGYNALLAIICFLFAFKGKQLPDLYKNASLITISMLLFLVIWIILIPIYLNLIGKYKQAIESAAILISSYSILGCHLAPKCYIMVFKKEINNENAITEYIRKHYEQKGITVVKS from the exons ATGTTCTGGTTCAGGTTATTTGTCACTATCATGAGCTTATTTTGCCCATGTTCGGGAGACGATGGCTTTCTGCATGCATATTCTCCGGGGGATATCGTCATTGGAGGACTTTTCCCTATTCACTTAAACACTAATAGAACAACAACGCCTGGACCAGTCTCCTGTAGTGA CTATGATTTCCAAATGTTCCTACGAACTCAAGTGATGATATACGccatcagagaaataaaccaGCACACACCAAGGGTTCTACCCAACATCACCATTGGATATGACATCTATGACACTTGTGGAGATGTCACCTTGGCCATCAGAGCTACACTCCAGCTGCTGCAGGGCCAGTCAGACCCTCAGAGCTGTTTACTACCTGAAAACATTCAATCTGCTTTACCTGAACCCAAAACAAAGGTAGTGATTGGTGAGAGGTTTTCTGAAGTGTCAACAGCTGTTGCACGAGTTGTTTCTCTGGCATCAGTTACCcag ATTAGTTATGCATCGACGAGCGAGCTGCTCAGCAAGAAGCTGAAGTTCCCCACTTTTCTGAGAACAATATCAAGTGATGAATATCAGACAAAGGCCATTGCTGAGCTGGTGAAGCAGTTTAATTGGAAAACAGTGGCCATTGTAGGAAGTGATGATGAGTATGGGAAGTACGGCAGTGATCAACTTACAgacaatttaaatgaaatgaaggaCATCTGCATTGAATTCATTGACATATTGCCTGGTTACTTTGCCCAGAACACATCCCAAGCCCATAAGAAGTTGGATGAACTGgtgaacaaaatcaaaaaatccTCTGCTGAAGCCATCATCATGTTCACCGAGGGTGGCAATGTTAATGTCATTATGGAAAAAGCTATTCAACTCAACCTCAACAGAACTTGGATTGCAAGTGATGCATGGTCTACCTCGTCAAAGATCTCTGCGATGCCAGGCATTGAGATGGCCGGGCAGGTTTATGGTTTCACCTCTAAGAGGAATGAGGTGCCTGGTTTTAAGGACTACGTCATGTCAATGTTCAATGGAACCACCAATGACATTCTTGAACATTATCTGACTCACTATTCATGTGCGAATCAGTCTGAGAACAGAGAGAATAACTGCTTGTTAACTAACAGCCAACAAGGGTCAAAGCAATGTCTGGACCCAAACTGCTTGCCCCATTACATCGACCACGATGAATCATACAATATCTACTTAGCCGTCCAAGTCATTGTTGAAGGTCTCAGACGCTTGCTGAAATGCGACAACCAACAGTGTCAACAAAGTGCCAAATTTACAGCCTTGGAG cttctCACAGAAATCAGGAaagtcaacttcactgtgaacACCATGCGTATATTCTTTGACCCCAATGGAGACCCCAGTTTTGGATATGATATTGTATATTGGAACATGACTGGATCCACACAgcgcacacacataaaaaccatTGGAGAGTACTGGCCAGACAGAAAAATTCAAGTCCCAGATGATCTTGTTGAAAAAATGAGCAATGTAACG GTTAGTGCTTACAACTGCTCTAAAACGTGTAAACCGGGACAAGAGTTGAAAAAGCAAAATGACCAGTGCTGTTATCAGTGTGTTCAATGTGCAGATGGAGACTTTTCCTTGGGAGGCC GTGAGGAATGTAAAAGCTGCAGGGAGAATCAGTACTCATCTCCACAAAAGAATGAGTGTTTGAATAAAACTGTTGAATTTTTAGATTGGCCAGATCCTGTCATTATATTTTTGAATTCAATAGATATCTTGGGGATCATCATTACCATTGTGTTTGCTATTTTGTTTACAGTCTATCGTAGTACTCCCATTGTAAAGGCGGTTGGAGGTTACTTGTGTTTCTTGGAGCTTTTTTCCTTGCTGGCCTGCTTCTGCCTTACATTTAACTTCATAGGGAAACCCACTAAGGCTTCCTGCAAGTTAGGCCTGCCTTTCTTCGGTATAGCCTTTTCCCTCTGCATCTCCTGCATTCTGGCCAACCTGCTCCAAATCCTAGTAGGCTTCAACTTTGACCTGAAGATAGGGTCCTGGCTGAAGAAGCTCAATCAGCCGCTGGCTGTGGTGGTTATCGTCTCAGGGATCCAGTTGGCGCTATGTGTACTATGGCTGTATAACCCCCCAGTTCCAGGAGAACAAATATTGAGCAAGAGCATCCTGCTGCAGTGTCAGAAAGGCTCCACTGGGCTTTTTGTAGCCATGTTAGGCTACAACGCTCTCTTGGCCAtcatctgtttcctgtttgcaTTCAAAGGAAAGCAGTTGCCAGATTTGTATAAAAATGCAAGTTTAATCACCATCAGTATGCTGCTGTTTTTAGTCATTTGGATCATCCTCATCCCTATTTATCTCAATTTGATTGGGAAATACAAACAAGCAATTGAAAGCGCTGCCATTCTCATTTCTAGCTACAGCATCCTCGGCTGTCACTTGGCCCCCAAGTGTTACATTATGGTGTTCAAGAAGGAGATTAATAATGAGAACGCCATTACTGAGTACATTAGGAAGCATTATGAGCAGAAAGGCATTACTGTGGTGAAATCCTAA